A stretch of Aythya fuligula isolate bAytFul2 chromosome 1, bAytFul2.pri, whole genome shotgun sequence DNA encodes these proteins:
- the A4GALT gene encoding lactosylceramide 4-alpha-galactosyltransferase, whose amino-acid sequence MCLVVEQALMGTRMLRMPNCLLKLTRLVLSHKLRALFILTFKFMSFVSILLYWRITEDPKVRDQVYSLPTEIRCAHSVPSPAHPIADGPPPPPGDVFFVETSERINPNDLFTCSVESAARTHPGTRVVVLMKGLAKRNASLPNHWGFSLLSCFPNVEIRPLDLPELFSGTPLAKWYSQAQQRWEPYFFPILSDACRIAIMWKFGGIYLDTDFIVLKNLKNLTNVLGTQSKYVLNGAFLSFKPRHKFIELCMQDFVENYNSWIWGHQGPQLLTRVFKKWCSIRSLRSSKSCKGVSALPREAFYPIRWQDWKKYFEVVSSSELQELLKNTYAVHVWNKKSQGTRLKITSQALLAQLHSHFCPATYDILKMDSERQ is encoded by the coding sequence ATGTGTCTTGTGGTAGAACAAGCTCTGATGGGAACAAGAATGCTCAGGATGCCCAACTGCCTGCTAAAACTGACCCGGTTGGTGTTGAGCCACAAGCTGAGGGCCCTCTTCATCCTCACCTTTAAGTTCATGTCCTTTGTCTCCATCCTGTTGTACTGGAGAATCACGGAGGACCCTAAGGTCAGGGACCAAGTCTACAGCTTGCCTACTGAAATCCGCTGTGCTCACTCTGTGCCGTCTCCTGCCCATCCCATTGCTGATGGGCCTCCTCCTCCACCTGGGGATGTGTTTTTTGTGGAAACCTCTGAGCGAATCAACCCAAATGACCTGTTCACATGCTCTGTGGAGTCCGCTGCACGGACACACCCTGGGACAAGGGTTGTGGTGCTCATGAAAGGCTTGGCCAAAAGAAATGCCTCGTTACCCAACCACTGGGGCTTCTCATTGCTGAGCTGCTTCCCCAATGTGGAAATCCGGCCCTTGGATTTGCCAGAGCTTTTCTCTGGGACACCTCTGGCAAAGTGGTACTCACAGGCTCAGCAGCGCTGGGAGCCTTATTTCTTCCCCATCCTGTCTGATGCCTGCAGAATTGCCATCATGTGGAAATTTGGTGGCATCTACCTGGACACAGACTTCATTGTGCTTAAGAACTTAAAGAACCTCACCAATGTGCTTGGTACCCAGTCCAAGTATGTACTGAATGGGGCCTTTCTGTCCTTTAAACCCAGACACAAGTTCATAGAGCTTTGCATGCAGGACTTTGTGGAGAACTACAACAGCTGGATCTGGGGGCATCAAGGCCCACAGCTCCTAACGCGTGTCTTCAAGAAGTGGTGCTCCATTAGGAGTCTTCGGAGCAGTAAGAGCTGCAAAGGGGTAAGTGCTCTTCCCCGGGAGGCTTTTTATCCCATTCGGTGGCAGGACTGGAAGAAATACTTTGAAGTGGTGAGCTCCTCAGAGCTTCAGGAACTCCTAAAGAACACCTATGCAGTGCATGTATGGAACAAGAAGAGCCAAGGGACAAGGCTAAAGATCACATCACAGGCGTTGCTGGCTCAACTGCATTCTCACTTCTGCCCTGCCACGTATGATATCTTGAAGATGGATTCTGAACGGCAGTGA